The following proteins are co-located in the Eleginops maclovinus isolate JMC-PN-2008 ecotype Puerto Natales chromosome 23, JC_Emac_rtc_rv5, whole genome shotgun sequence genome:
- the LOC134860067 gene encoding uncharacterized protein LOC134860067 yields MLMVSIDTDLQRRAFNIHTEELIVIQKERDSYTFNLPRKPSSCLISRFVGEEKFVLSNTSDLCPLNSSVPEDLKQRLVSRANISSYMINNLTHSDSGLYQEECWADGKVTYERNITITVCSSIIEIKNIDVIPRETMCLPCLGGADKLNFQWLKWDYRYEQEIWTRMFGDNTASTMDTDRGRHRVVKNTSDLLISNISTMVFTLYTCLVMDQQQCVSSHPVQLLLNTEGVYRSVEDTAVLQCPVTDFSDGKPPYWKTDFFNIDNGQNNYTMVVMDQNYSLVLTSLMLNHSGRYSCNTRTTLKSYLLVVCPKFAPPAEELFSGGEEVTLRCKNSEKGLRHLWFFKSNRTKGRTFSVDSYLIKNMRSYTDLNLVIPNVSLQDTGEYWCAVLDPYLQCMFSTKTLLKYRDPFGVHSTFYAVRWSAFSVLLLALCAVVVTVTLWTRRRDS; encoded by the exons ATGCTGATGGTGAGCATTGACACAGATCTTCAGAGGAGAGCATT CAACATTCACACAGAAGAACTCATCGTGATCCAAAAGGAAAGGGACTCCTACACCTTCAACCTGCCAAGGAAGCCTAGCTCCTGCCTGATCTCCAGATTTGTCGGTGAGGAGAAGTTCGTCCTGTCGAACACCTCTGACCTTTGCCCCCTGAACTCCTCAGTGCCTGAAGACTTGAAACAACGACTTGTCAGCAGGGCGAATATTTCTTCTTACATGATCAACAACCTGACTCATTCAGACTCCGGCCTGTACCAAGAGGAGTGCTGGGCTGACGGCAAAGTGACATATGAGAGAAATATAACAATTACTGTATGTAGTTCAATAATTGAAATCAAAAATATAGATGTGATACCTAGAGAAACAATGTGCCTGCCTTGTTTAGGAGGGGCTGACAAGCTGAATTTCCAGTGGCTCAAATGGGATTATCGATATGAGCAAGAAATATGGACCAGAATGTTTGGGGACAATACAGCATCAACTATGGACACTGATAGAGGAAGACACCGAGTGgtgaaaaacacatcagatcTACTTATATCCAACATCTCAACAATGGTCTTCACATTGTACACCTGCCTGGTGATGgaccagcagcagtgtgtgagcaGTCACCCTGTTCAGCTTCTGCTGAACACAGAGGGTGTCTATCGCTCAGTGGAAGACACGGCTGTGTTGCAGTGCCCTGTCACTGATTTCAGTGATGGAAAGCCTCCATATTGGAAGACTGATTTCTTTAACATTGATAATGGACAAAATAACTACACCATGGTAGTAATGGACCAAAACTATTCACTGGTGTTAACATCTTTAATGTTGAATCACTCCGGTCGGTACTCTTGTAATACCCGAACAACTCTGAAATCATATCTGCTTGTGGTGTGCCCCAAATTTGCCCCCCCTGCTGAAGAGCTCTTCTCTGGGGGAGAAGAAGTCACTCTCAGATGCAAAAATAGCGAAAAGGGATTGCGTCACCTCTGGTTCTTTAAGTCGAACCGAACCAAAGGAAGAACCTTTAGTGTAGATTCTTACCTGATCAAGAACATGCGCAGTTATACTGATTTGAACTTGGTCATTCCTAATGTCTCACTGCAAGACACTGGAGAGTATTGGTGTGCAGTTCTTGACCCTTATCTGCAGTGTATGTTTTCAACCAAAACACTTCTGAAGTACAGAGATCCCTTTGGCGTTCACTCCACCTTCTACGCGGTGAGATGGTCAGCGTTCAGTGTTCTGCTGCTGGCTCTCTGTGCTGTTGTAGTCACTGTGACCCTGTGGACCAGAAGACGGGACTCTTAA